The genomic window TAGATAAACATAAAGCTAAAGATGCTCCATTCATTGCTAAAATATTTGGTAAGTTGTCTTGCTCAACAGATAGAACTGTACATACTATTTGAACATCATTTCTATATCCTTTAGGGAATAAAGGTCTAAGTGGTCTATCTATAGCTCTAGCATTCAAAACAGATTTATCAGAAGGTTTACCTTCCCTTTTTATAAAACCTCCTGGTATCTTTCCTACAGAATATAATCTTTCTTGATATTCTATACTTAATGGGAAAAAGTCTATACCTTCCCTTGGACTATCTGAAGCATTTGCATTAACAAGTACTACAGTATCTCCATAGCTTATTTTTAAAGCACAATCTGAAAGCATACCTAACTTTCCAAATTCTCCTCTTAATTTTCTTCCAGCTATAATTGTTTCAAAAACATGATTCATTTAATAACCTCCCTTCACACATATACATAATATACATAAATATATTATTGCCTAATAAATTTAACATATTAATGTTTTCTAAAATAATAGAGCGGTACTAGCCCGCTCTAAATTATTTTCTTAATCCTAATTTTTTAATTAATTCACGATATCTTTCGATTTCTGTATCTTTTAAGTAGTTTAAAAGACCTCTTCTTTTACCAACCATCATTAAAAGACCTCTTCTTGAATGATGATCTTTCTTATGTTCTTTTAAATGCTGATTCAAGTGATTTATTCTTTCAGTTAATAAAGCAACTTGAACTTCTGGAGAACCTGTATCTCCTTCGTGAACTGCATATTCATTGATAATTTCTTGTTTCTTAGCCTTATCCATTCTCAACACCTCCGTTGTATTATCCCCTTTATCCCATGAATGCCGCTGGCCGTTCAGTATTCATAGCATAAGGTTCGCACCTCCAATTATAACAAATAAGTTACAAAATGTAAAATATTTTTTTGATCTTTTGCATAATTTTTATCTTTTTTTATTTGAGCTGAAAGTTCTTCTAAAGAATTAAATCTTTTTTCATCTCTTATTCGTTTTAAAAAAAACACTTTTATATCTTGGCCATATATCTCTTTGTTAAATTCTAGCATATGGGTTTCTATACTTAATTTTTTATTTTTTACAGTAGGATTATATCCTACATTAGTTATACCTTTATAGGGTATGCCATTGTATTCTACAACAGTGTAATACACCCCACCCCTTGGCAGAACAAATTTTTTATCATAATCTAAATTAACAGTAGGAAAATTCATTTTTCTTCCTACTTGGTTTCCTCTTATAACTTTTCCTTCTAACATAAAAGCTCT from Clostridium sp. MB40-C1 includes these protein-coding regions:
- the rpsO gene encoding 30S ribosomal protein S15 translates to MDKAKKQEIINEYAVHEGDTGSPEVQVALLTERINHLNQHLKEHKKDHHSRRGLLMMVGKRRGLLNYLKDTEIERYRELIKKLGLRK